Sequence from the Macaca fascicularis isolate 582-1 chromosome 16, T2T-MFA8v1.1 genome:
CCCCAGAGCAGAAGGCAACTCGAAGACCCGTGAGCCTGGCCAAGGTGCTGAAGACCGCCCGGAAGGATCTGGGGGCCCCAGCCAGCAAGCTGCCCCCTCCACTCAGTGCCCCCGTGGCAGGCCTGGCAGCTCTGAAGGCCCATGCCAAGGAGGCCTGTGGTAGCCCCAGTGCCATGGCCACCCCAGAGAACCTGGCCAGCCTGATGAAGGGCATGGCCAGTAGCCCCGGCCGGGGTGGCATCAGTTGGCAGAGCTCCATCGTGCATTACATGAACCGCATGACCCAAAGCCAGGCCGCCAGCAGGTTGGCGCTGAAGGCCCAGGCCACCACCAAGTGCGGCCTTGGGCTGGACCTGAAGGTGAGGACGCAGAAAGGGGAGCTGGGAATGAGTCCTCCAGGAAGCAGAATCCCGAAGGCCCCCAGCAGCGGGGCTGTGGAGCAGAAAGTAGGGAGCACAGGGGGTCCCACACACACCCATGGTGCCAGCAGGATACCTGCTGGGTGCCCAGGCCCTCAGTCAGCACCCACCCAGGAGTTGAGCCTCCAGGTCTTGGACTTGCAAAGTGTCAAGAATGGCATGCCTGGGGTGGGTCTGCTTGCCCGCCATGCCACCGCCACCAAGGGTGTCCCAGCTACCAACCCAGTCCCTGGGAAGGGCACTGGGGGTGGCCTCATTGGGG
This genomic interval carries:
- the CBX2 gene encoding chromobox protein homolog 2 isoform X3, producing the protein MHTEPDAPSKSKSSSSSSSSTSSSSSSDEEDDSDLDAKRGPRGRDTHPVPQKKAQILVAKPELKDPIRKKRGRKPLPPEQKATRRPVSLAKVLKTARKDLGAPASKLPPPLSAPVAGLAALKAHAKEACGSPSAMATPENLASLMKGMASSPGRGGISWQSSIVHYMNRMTQSQAASRLALKAQATTKCGLGLDLKVRTQKGELGMSPPGSRIPKAPSSGAVEQKVGSTGGPTHTHGASRIPAGCPGPQSAPTQELSLQVLDLQSVKNGMPGVGLLARHATATKGVPATNPVPGKGTGGGLIGGSGAAMPTDTSKSEKLASRAVAPPTPASKRDYVKGSATPSGQESRTAPGEARKAATLPEMSAGEESSSSDSDPDSASPPSTGQNPSVSVQTSQDWKPTRSLIEHVFVTDVTANLITVTVKESPTSVGFFNLRHY
- the CBX2 gene encoding chromobox protein homolog 2 isoform X2, producing MSSCSRRSKLKEPDAPSKSKSSSSSSSSTSSSSSSDEEDDSDLDAKRGPRGRDTHPVPQKKAQILVAKPELKDPIRKKRGRKPLPPEQKATRRPVSLAKVLKTARKDLGAPASKLPPPLSAPVAGLAALKAHAKEACGSPSAMATPENLASLMKGMASSPGRGGISWQSSIVHYMNRMTQSQAASRLALKAQATTKCGLGLDLKVRTQKGELGMSPPGSRIPKAPSSGAVEQKVGSTGGPTHTHGASRIPAGCPGPQSAPTQELSLQVLDLQSVKNGMPGVGLLARHATATKGVPATNPVPGKGTGGGLIGGSGAAMPTDTSKSEKLASRAVAPPTPASKRDYVKGSATPSGQESRTAPGEARKAATLPEMSAGEESSSSDSDPDSASPPSTGQNPSVSVQTSQDWKPTRSLIEHVFVTDVTANLITVTVKESPTSVGFFNLRHY
- the CBX2 gene encoding chromobox protein homolog 2 isoform X4; amino-acid sequence: MATPENLASLMKGMASSPGRGGISWQSSIVHYMNRMTQSQAASRLALKAQATTKCGLGLDLKVRTQKGELGMSPPGSRIPKAPSSGAVEQKVGSTGGPTHTHGASRIPAGCPGPQSAPTQELSLQVLDLQSVKNGMPGVGLLARHATATKGVPATNPVPGKGTGGGLIGGSGAAMPTDTSKSEKLASRAVAPPTPASKRDYVKGSATPSGQESRTAPGEARKAATLPEMSAGEESSSSDSDPDSASPPSTGQNPSVSVQTSQDWKPTRSLIEHVFVTDVTANLITVTVKESPTSVGFFNLRHY